Proteins encoded in a region of the Panthera tigris isolate Pti1 chromosome B2, P.tigris_Pti1_mat1.1, whole genome shotgun sequence genome:
- the CB2H6orf120 gene encoding UPF0669 protein C6orf120 homolog, with translation MAAAWRRALLLLLASQLAWSGSPPDEEEVPEEWLLLHVVQGHIGAGNYSYLRLNHEGKIVLQMRSVRGDADLYVSDSTLHPSFDDYDLQSVTCGPDAVSIPAHFRRPVGIGVYGHPSHHESEFEMKVYYDRTVELSPFGEAAYADGTGPSQRPASAPEDAPPEEESVLWTVLISVLKLVLEILF, from the coding sequence ATGGCAGCCGCCTGGCGGCGCGCTCTGCTGCTTCTGCTGGCCTCGCAGCTCGCGTGGTCGGGGAGCCCCCCGGACGAGGAGGAGGTTCCCGAGGAGTGGCTGCTCCTGCACGTGGTGCAGGGGCACATAGGCGCGGGGAACTACAGCTACCTGAGGTTGAACCACGAGGGGAAGATCGTCCTCCAGATGCGGAGCGTGAGGGGGGACGCGGACCTGTACGTGTCCGACAGCACGCTGCACCCGAGCTTCGACGACTACGACCTGCAGTCGGTGACGTGCGGCCCGGACGCGGTGTCCATCCCCGCGCACTTCCGGCGGCCCGTGGGCATCGGGGTGTACGGGCACCCATCCCACCACGAGAGCGAGTTCGAGATGAAAGTGTATTACGACCGGACGGTGGAGCTGTCCCCGTTCGGGGAGGCGGCCTACGCCGACGGGACGGGCCCAAGCCAGCGGCCGGCGTCCGCGCCCGAGGACGCGCCCCCGGAGGAGGAGTCTGTGCTCTGGACCGttttaattagtgttttgaaACTGgtacttgagattctcttctgA
- the PHF10 gene encoding PHD finger protein 10 isoform X2: MAAAAGPGTALSPRPCDSDPATPGAPSPKDDNEDNSNDGTQPSKRRRMGSGDSSRSCETPSQDLGFSYYPAENLIEYKWPPDETGEYYMLQEQVSEYLGVTSFKRKYPERRDLSHKEKLYLRELNVITETQCTLGLTALRSDEVIDLMIKEYPAKHAEYSVILQEKERQRITDHYKEYSQMQQQNTQKVEASKVPEYIKKAAKKAAEFNSNLNRERMEERRAYFDLQTHVIQVPQGKYKVLPTERTKVSSYPVALIPGQFQEYYKRYSADELRYLPLNTALYEPPLDPELPALDSDGDSDDAEDGRGDEKRKHKGTSDSSSGNVSEGEGLPEGQEEPLPGRQRSKDKAATPRKDASKRSVLSKSVPGYKPKVIPNALCGICLKGKESNKKGKAESLIHCSQCDNSGHPSCLDMTMELVSMIKTYPWQCMECKTCIVCGQPHHEEEMMFCDVCDRGYHTFCVGLGAIPSGRWICDCCQRAPPTPRKVGRRGKNSKEG, translated from the exons ATGGCGGCGGCGGCCGGCCCCGGGACGGCGCTGTCCCCGCGGCCGTGCGACAGCGACCCGGCCACCCCCGGAGCGCCGTCCCCGAAG GATGATAATGAAGATAATTCAAACGATGGGACCCAACCATCCAAGAGGAGGCGAATGGGCTCTGGAGATAGCTCTAGGAGCTGTGAGACTCCAAGTCAGGATCTCGG CTTTAGCTACTATCCAGCAGAAAATTTGATAGAGTACAAATGGCCACCTGATGAAACAGGAGAATACTATATGCTTCAAGAGCAAGTCAGTGAATATTTGGGTGTGACCTCCTTTAAGCGGAAATATCCAG AGCGACGAGATCTGTCTCACAAAGAGAAGCTCTACCTGAGGGAGCTGAATGTCATCACAGAAACTCAGTGCACTCTAG GTTTAACAGCATTGCGCAGTGATGAAGTGATTGATTTAATGATAAAAGAGTATCCAGCCAAACATGCTGAGTATTCTGTtattttacaagaaaaagaaCGTCAGCGAATTACAGATCATTATAAAGAGTATTCT caaatGCAACAACAGAATACTCAGAAAGTTGAAGCCAGCAAAGTGCCCGAGTACATTAAGAAAGCTGCCAAAAAAGCAGCCGAATTTAACAGCAACTTGAACCGGGAGCGTATGGAAGAGAGAAGAGCGTATTTTGACTTGCAGACACAC GTTATCCAGGTGCCTCAAGGGAAGTACAAAGTGTTACCGACAGAGCGAACCAAGGTCAGTTCTTACCCAGTGGCCCTCATCCCGGGACAGTTCCAGGAATATTACAAAAG GTACTCAGCAGACGAGCTGCGGTATCTGCCGTTAAACACGGCCCTCTACGAGCCCCCGCTGGACCCTGAGCTGCCGGCCCTGGATAGCGATGGTGACTCGGACGACGCCGAGGACGGTCGAGGCGACGAGAAGCGGAAACATAAAGGCACTTCG GACAGTTCCTCCGGCAACGTGTCTGAAGGAGAAGGCCTTCCCGAAGGCCAGGAGGAGCCTCTCCCGGGAAGACAGAGATCCAAGGACAAAGCTGCTACTCCAAGAAAAGATGCTTCCAAACGTTCTGTACTGTCCAAGTCAGTCCCTGGGTACAAG CCAAAGGTCATTCCAAATGCTCTATGTGGAATTTGTCTGAAGGGTAAGGAGTCCAACAAGAAAGGGAAGGCTGAATCACTTATACACTGCTCCCAGTGTGATAATAGTG GCCACCCTTCTTGCCTGGATATGACCATGGAGCTTGTTTCTATGATTAAGACCTACCCTTGGCAGTGTATGGAGTGTAAAACTTGCATTGTGTGTGGACAACCCCACCATGAAGAAGAAATGATGTTCTGTGATGTGTGTGACAGAGGTTATCATACTTTTTGTGTGGGCCTTGGTGCTATTCCATCAG GTCGCTGGATTTGTGACTGTTGTCAGCGAGCCCCCCCAACACCCAGGAAAGTGGgcagaagggggaaaaacagcAAAGAGGGATAA
- the PHF10 gene encoding PHD finger protein 10 isoform X4 — protein sequence MAAAAGPGTALSPRPCDSDPATPGAPSPKDDNEDNSNDGTQPSKRRRMGSGDSSRSCETPSQDLGFSYYPAENLIEYKWPPDETGEYYMLQEQVSEYLGVTSFKRKYPDLERRDLSHKEKLYLRELNVITETQCTLGLTALRSDEVIDLMIKEYPAKHAEYSVILQEKERQRITDHYKEYSQMQQQNTQKVEASKVPEYIKKAAKKAAEFNSNLNRERMEERRAYFDLQTHVIQVPQGKYKVLPTERTKVSSYPVALIPGQFQEYYKRYSADELRYLPLNTALYEPPLDPELPALDSDGDSDDAEDGRGDEKRKHKGTSDSSSGNVSEGEGLPEGQEEPLPGRQRSKDKAATPRKDASKRSVLSKSVPGYKPKVIPNALCGICLKGKESNKKGKAESLIHCSQCDNSGRWICDCCQRAPPTPRKVGRRGKNSKEG from the exons ATGGCGGCGGCGGCCGGCCCCGGGACGGCGCTGTCCCCGCGGCCGTGCGACAGCGACCCGGCCACCCCCGGAGCGCCGTCCCCGAAG GATGATAATGAAGATAATTCAAACGATGGGACCCAACCATCCAAGAGGAGGCGAATGGGCTCTGGAGATAGCTCTAGGAGCTGTGAGACTCCAAGTCAGGATCTCGG CTTTAGCTACTATCCAGCAGAAAATTTGATAGAGTACAAATGGCCACCTGATGAAACAGGAGAATACTATATGCTTCAAGAGCAAGTCAGTGAATATTTGGGTGTGACCTCCTTTAAGCGGAAATATCCAG atttagAGCGACGAGATCTGTCTCACAAAGAGAAGCTCTACCTGAGGGAGCTGAATGTCATCACAGAAACTCAGTGCACTCTAG GTTTAACAGCATTGCGCAGTGATGAAGTGATTGATTTAATGATAAAAGAGTATCCAGCCAAACATGCTGAGTATTCTGTtattttacaagaaaaagaaCGTCAGCGAATTACAGATCATTATAAAGAGTATTCT caaatGCAACAACAGAATACTCAGAAAGTTGAAGCCAGCAAAGTGCCCGAGTACATTAAGAAAGCTGCCAAAAAAGCAGCCGAATTTAACAGCAACTTGAACCGGGAGCGTATGGAAGAGAGAAGAGCGTATTTTGACTTGCAGACACAC GTTATCCAGGTGCCTCAAGGGAAGTACAAAGTGTTACCGACAGAGCGAACCAAGGTCAGTTCTTACCCAGTGGCCCTCATCCCGGGACAGTTCCAGGAATATTACAAAAG GTACTCAGCAGACGAGCTGCGGTATCTGCCGTTAAACACGGCCCTCTACGAGCCCCCGCTGGACCCTGAGCTGCCGGCCCTGGATAGCGATGGTGACTCGGACGACGCCGAGGACGGTCGAGGCGACGAGAAGCGGAAACATAAAGGCACTTCG GACAGTTCCTCCGGCAACGTGTCTGAAGGAGAAGGCCTTCCCGAAGGCCAGGAGGAGCCTCTCCCGGGAAGACAGAGATCCAAGGACAAAGCTGCTACTCCAAGAAAAGATGCTTCCAAACGTTCTGTACTGTCCAAGTCAGTCCCTGGGTACAAG CCAAAGGTCATTCCAAATGCTCTATGTGGAATTTGTCTGAAGGGTAAGGAGTCCAACAAGAAAGGGAAGGCTGAATCACTTATACACTGCTCCCAGTGTGATAATAGTG GTCGCTGGATTTGTGACTGTTGTCAGCGAGCCCCCCCAACACCCAGGAAAGTGGgcagaagggggaaaaacagcAAAGAGGGATAA
- the PHF10 gene encoding PHD finger protein 10 isoform X1: MAAAAGPGTALSPRPCDSDPATPGAPSPKDDNEDNSNDGTQPSKRRRMGSGDSSRSCETPSQDLGFSYYPAENLIEYKWPPDETGEYYMLQEQVSEYLGVTSFKRKYPDLERRDLSHKEKLYLRELNVITETQCTLGLTALRSDEVIDLMIKEYPAKHAEYSVILQEKERQRITDHYKEYSQMQQQNTQKVEASKVPEYIKKAAKKAAEFNSNLNRERMEERRAYFDLQTHVIQVPQGKYKVLPTERTKVSSYPVALIPGQFQEYYKRYSADELRYLPLNTALYEPPLDPELPALDSDGDSDDAEDGRGDEKRKHKGTSDSSSGNVSEGEGLPEGQEEPLPGRQRSKDKAATPRKDASKRSVLSKSVPGYKPKVIPNALCGICLKGKESNKKGKAESLIHCSQCDNSGHPSCLDMTMELVSMIKTYPWQCMECKTCIVCGQPHHEEEMMFCDVCDRGYHTFCVGLGAIPSGRWICDCCQRAPPTPRKVGRRGKNSKEG; encoded by the exons ATGGCGGCGGCGGCCGGCCCCGGGACGGCGCTGTCCCCGCGGCCGTGCGACAGCGACCCGGCCACCCCCGGAGCGCCGTCCCCGAAG GATGATAATGAAGATAATTCAAACGATGGGACCCAACCATCCAAGAGGAGGCGAATGGGCTCTGGAGATAGCTCTAGGAGCTGTGAGACTCCAAGTCAGGATCTCGG CTTTAGCTACTATCCAGCAGAAAATTTGATAGAGTACAAATGGCCACCTGATGAAACAGGAGAATACTATATGCTTCAAGAGCAAGTCAGTGAATATTTGGGTGTGACCTCCTTTAAGCGGAAATATCCAG atttagAGCGACGAGATCTGTCTCACAAAGAGAAGCTCTACCTGAGGGAGCTGAATGTCATCACAGAAACTCAGTGCACTCTAG GTTTAACAGCATTGCGCAGTGATGAAGTGATTGATTTAATGATAAAAGAGTATCCAGCCAAACATGCTGAGTATTCTGTtattttacaagaaaaagaaCGTCAGCGAATTACAGATCATTATAAAGAGTATTCT caaatGCAACAACAGAATACTCAGAAAGTTGAAGCCAGCAAAGTGCCCGAGTACATTAAGAAAGCTGCCAAAAAAGCAGCCGAATTTAACAGCAACTTGAACCGGGAGCGTATGGAAGAGAGAAGAGCGTATTTTGACTTGCAGACACAC GTTATCCAGGTGCCTCAAGGGAAGTACAAAGTGTTACCGACAGAGCGAACCAAGGTCAGTTCTTACCCAGTGGCCCTCATCCCGGGACAGTTCCAGGAATATTACAAAAG GTACTCAGCAGACGAGCTGCGGTATCTGCCGTTAAACACGGCCCTCTACGAGCCCCCGCTGGACCCTGAGCTGCCGGCCCTGGATAGCGATGGTGACTCGGACGACGCCGAGGACGGTCGAGGCGACGAGAAGCGGAAACATAAAGGCACTTCG GACAGTTCCTCCGGCAACGTGTCTGAAGGAGAAGGCCTTCCCGAAGGCCAGGAGGAGCCTCTCCCGGGAAGACAGAGATCCAAGGACAAAGCTGCTACTCCAAGAAAAGATGCTTCCAAACGTTCTGTACTGTCCAAGTCAGTCCCTGGGTACAAG CCAAAGGTCATTCCAAATGCTCTATGTGGAATTTGTCTGAAGGGTAAGGAGTCCAACAAGAAAGGGAAGGCTGAATCACTTATACACTGCTCCCAGTGTGATAATAGTG GCCACCCTTCTTGCCTGGATATGACCATGGAGCTTGTTTCTATGATTAAGACCTACCCTTGGCAGTGTATGGAGTGTAAAACTTGCATTGTGTGTGGACAACCCCACCATGAAGAAGAAATGATGTTCTGTGATGTGTGTGACAGAGGTTATCATACTTTTTGTGTGGGCCTTGGTGCTATTCCATCAG GTCGCTGGATTTGTGACTGTTGTCAGCGAGCCCCCCCAACACCCAGGAAAGTGGgcagaagggggaaaaacagcAAAGAGGGATAA
- the PHF10 gene encoding PHD finger protein 10 isoform X3, with protein MGSGDSSRSCETPSQDLGFSYYPAENLIEYKWPPDETGEYYMLQEQVSEYLGVTSFKRKYPDLERRDLSHKEKLYLRELNVITETQCTLGLTALRSDEVIDLMIKEYPAKHAEYSVILQEKERQRITDHYKEYSQMQQQNTQKVEASKVPEYIKKAAKKAAEFNSNLNRERMEERRAYFDLQTHVIQVPQGKYKVLPTERTKVSSYPVALIPGQFQEYYKRYSADELRYLPLNTALYEPPLDPELPALDSDGDSDDAEDGRGDEKRKHKGTSDSSSGNVSEGEGLPEGQEEPLPGRQRSKDKAATPRKDASKRSVLSKSVPGYKPKVIPNALCGICLKGKESNKKGKAESLIHCSQCDNSGHPSCLDMTMELVSMIKTYPWQCMECKTCIVCGQPHHEEEMMFCDVCDRGYHTFCVGLGAIPSGRWICDCCQRAPPTPRKVGRRGKNSKEG; from the exons ATGGGCTCTGGAGATAGCTCTAGGAGCTGTGAGACTCCAAGTCAGGATCTCGG CTTTAGCTACTATCCAGCAGAAAATTTGATAGAGTACAAATGGCCACCTGATGAAACAGGAGAATACTATATGCTTCAAGAGCAAGTCAGTGAATATTTGGGTGTGACCTCCTTTAAGCGGAAATATCCAG atttagAGCGACGAGATCTGTCTCACAAAGAGAAGCTCTACCTGAGGGAGCTGAATGTCATCACAGAAACTCAGTGCACTCTAG GTTTAACAGCATTGCGCAGTGATGAAGTGATTGATTTAATGATAAAAGAGTATCCAGCCAAACATGCTGAGTATTCTGTtattttacaagaaaaagaaCGTCAGCGAATTACAGATCATTATAAAGAGTATTCT caaatGCAACAACAGAATACTCAGAAAGTTGAAGCCAGCAAAGTGCCCGAGTACATTAAGAAAGCTGCCAAAAAAGCAGCCGAATTTAACAGCAACTTGAACCGGGAGCGTATGGAAGAGAGAAGAGCGTATTTTGACTTGCAGACACAC GTTATCCAGGTGCCTCAAGGGAAGTACAAAGTGTTACCGACAGAGCGAACCAAGGTCAGTTCTTACCCAGTGGCCCTCATCCCGGGACAGTTCCAGGAATATTACAAAAG GTACTCAGCAGACGAGCTGCGGTATCTGCCGTTAAACACGGCCCTCTACGAGCCCCCGCTGGACCCTGAGCTGCCGGCCCTGGATAGCGATGGTGACTCGGACGACGCCGAGGACGGTCGAGGCGACGAGAAGCGGAAACATAAAGGCACTTCG GACAGTTCCTCCGGCAACGTGTCTGAAGGAGAAGGCCTTCCCGAAGGCCAGGAGGAGCCTCTCCCGGGAAGACAGAGATCCAAGGACAAAGCTGCTACTCCAAGAAAAGATGCTTCCAAACGTTCTGTACTGTCCAAGTCAGTCCCTGGGTACAAG CCAAAGGTCATTCCAAATGCTCTATGTGGAATTTGTCTGAAGGGTAAGGAGTCCAACAAGAAAGGGAAGGCTGAATCACTTATACACTGCTCCCAGTGTGATAATAGTG GCCACCCTTCTTGCCTGGATATGACCATGGAGCTTGTTTCTATGATTAAGACCTACCCTTGGCAGTGTATGGAGTGTAAAACTTGCATTGTGTGTGGACAACCCCACCATGAAGAAGAAATGATGTTCTGTGATGTGTGTGACAGAGGTTATCATACTTTTTGTGTGGGCCTTGGTGCTATTCCATCAG GTCGCTGGATTTGTGACTGTTGTCAGCGAGCCCCCCCAACACCCAGGAAAGTGGgcagaagggggaaaaacagcAAAGAGGGATAA